The Arvicanthis niloticus isolate mArvNil1 chromosome 2, mArvNil1.pat.X, whole genome shotgun sequence genome includes a window with the following:
- the Sema6d gene encoding semaphorin-6D isoform X1 has translation MRFFLLWFCVLFLLVSRLRAVSFPEDDEPLNTVDYHYSRQYPVFRGRPSGNESQHRLDFQLMLKIRDTLYIAGRDQVYTVNLNEIPQTEVIPSKKLTWRSRQQDRENCAMKGKHKDECHNFIKVFVPRNDEMVFVCGTNAFNPMCRYYRLSTLEYDGEEISGLARCPFDARQTNVALFADGKLYSATVADFLASDAVIYRSMGDGSALRTIKYDSKWIKEPHFLHAIEYGNYVYFFFREIAVEHNNLGKAVYSRVARICKNDMGGSQRVLEKHWTSFLKARLNCSVPGDSFFYFDVLQSITDIIQINGIPTVIGVFTTQLNSIPGSAVCAFSMDDIEKVFKGRFKEQKTPDSVWTAVPEDKVPKPRPGCCAKHGLAEAYKTSIDFPDDTLSFIKSHPLMDSAVPPIADEPWFTKTRVRYRLTAIEVDRSAGPYQNYTVIFVGSEAGVVLKVLAKTSPFSLNDSVLLEEIEAYNPAKCSAETEEDRKVISLQLDKDHHALYVAFSSCVVRIPLSRCERYGSCKKSCIASRDPYCGWLSQGVCERVTLGMLLLTEDFFAFHNHSAGGYEQDTEYGDTAHLGDCHESLPTSTTPDYKIFGGPTSDMEVSSSSVTTVASSPEITSKVIDTWRPKLTSSRKFVVQDDPNTSDFTDTISGIPKGVRWEVQSGDSNQMVHMNVLITCVFAAFVLGAFIAGVAVYCYRDMFVRKNRKIHKDAESAQSCTDSSGSFAKLNGLFDSPVKEYQQNIDSPKLYSNLLTSRKELPPNTDTKSMAMDHRGQPPELAALPTPESTPVLHQKPLQAMKSHSEKAHSHGASRKEHPQFFPSSPPPHSPLSHGHIPSAIVLPNATHDYNTSFSNSNAHKAEKKLQNIDHPLTKSSSKREHRRSVDSRNTLNDLLKHLNDPNSNPKAIMGEIHMAHQTLMLDPVGPMSEVPPKVPNREASLYSPPSTLPRNSPTKRVDVPTTPGVPMTSLERQRGYHKNSSQRHSISAVPKNLNSPNGVLLSRQPSMNRGGYMPTQTGAKVDYIQGTPVSVHLQPSLSRQSSYTSNGTLPRTGLKRTPSLKPDVPPKPSFVPQTTSVRPLNKYTY, from the exons ATGAGGTTCTTTCTGCTTTGGTTCTGCGTGCTGTTCCTTCTGGTCTCCAGGCTACGGGCAGTCAGCTTCCCAGAAGATGACGAGCCCCTTAACACTGTTGACTATCACT ATTCAAGGCAATATCCGGTTTTTAGAGGACGCCCTTCAGGCAACGAATCGCAGCATAGGCTGGACTTTCAGCTGATGTTGAAAATTCGAGACACACTTTACATTGCTGGCAG GGATCAAGTCTATACGGTGAACTTAAATGAAATCCCCCAAACAGAGGTGATACCGAGCAAG AAGCTGACATGGAGGTCCAGACAGCAGGATCGAGAAAATTGTGCTATGAAAGGCAAGCATAAA gaTGAATGCCACAACTTCATCAAAGTCTTTGTCCCAAGAAATGATGAGATGGTTTTTGTCTGTGGTACCAATGCTTTCAACCCAATGTGCAGATACTACAGG ttGAGTACCTTAGAGTATGATGGGGAAGAAATTAGTGGTCTGGCACGATGCCCATTTGATGCCCGACAAACCAATGTTGCCCTCTTTGCTG ATGGGAAACTCTATTCTGCCACAGTGGCTGATTTCCTGGCCAGTGATGCTGTCATTTACAGAAGCATGGGCGATGGATCTGCCCTTCGCACAATAAAATACgattccaaatggatcaaag AACCACACTTTCTTCATGCCATAGAGTATGGAAACTATGTCTATTTCTTCTTCAGAGAAATCGCCGTGGAACATAATAACTTAGGCAAG GCTGTGTATTCCCGCGTGGCTCGCATTTGTAAAAACGACATGGGTGGCTCACAGCGGGTCCTGGAGAAGCACTGGACTTCCTTCCTAAAGGCTCGGCTTAACTGCTCGGTTCCTGGAGATTCCTTTTTCTACTTCGATGTTCTGCAGTCTATAACTGACATAATCCAAATCAATGGCATCCCCACTGTGATTGGGGTCTTCACCACTCAGCTCAACAG CATTCCTGGTTCTGCCGTCTGTGCCTTCAGCATGGATGACATTGAGAAAGTGTTCAAAGGGCGGTTCAAAGAACAGAAAACCCCAGACTCTGTATGGACAGCGGTTCCTGAAGACAAAGTACCAAAACCAAG GCCTGGCTGTTGTGCCAAACACGGCCTCGCGGAAGCTTACAAAACCTCCATCGACTTCCCAGATGACACCCTGTCTTTCATCAAGTCCCACCCACTGATGGACTCTGCTGTCCCACCCATTGCAGACGAGCCCTGGTTCACAAAGACTCGGGTCAG GTACAGGTTGACAGCCATCGAAGTGGACCGTTCAGCAGGGCCATACCAAAACTACACAGTCATCTTCGTTGGCTCCGAAGCTGGCGTGGTGCTTAAAGTTTTGGCAAAGACTAGTCCTTTCTCTTTGAATGACAGTGTATTACTCGAAGAGATTGAAGCTTACAACCCAGCCAA GTGCAGTGCCGAGACTGAGGAGGACAGAAAGGTCATCTCATTACAGCTGGACAAGGATCACCATGCTTTATATGTGGCCTTCTCTAGCTGCGTGGTCCGCATCCCCCTCAGCCGCTGCGAGCGCTACGGATCCTGTAAAAA GTCTTGTATCGCATCACGTGACCCATACTGTGGTTGGTTAAGCCAGGGAGTTTGTGAGAGAGTGACCCTGGGGATGCT GCTGTTAACTGAAGACTTCTTTGCTTTCCATAACCACAGTGCTGGAGGATATGAGCAGGACACGGAGTATGGCGACACAGCCCACCTAGGGGACTGCCACG AAAGTTTGCCTACTTCAACTACACCAGATTACAAAATATTTGGCGGGCCAACATctg ACATGGAGGTATCCTCATCTTCTGTTACCACTGTGGCAAGTAGCCCAGAAATTACATCTAAAGTGATTGATACCTGGAGACCTAAACTGACGAGCTCCCGGAAATTTGTAGTTCAAGATGACCCAAACACTTCTGATTTTACTGATACTATATCAGGTATCCCAAAGG GTGTACGGTGGGAAGTCCAGTCTGGAGATTCCAACCAGATGGTCCATATGAATGTCCTCATCACCTGTGTGTTTGCAGCTTTTGTCTTGGGTGCATTCATTGCAGGAGTGGCTGTATACTGCTATCGTGACATGTTCGTTCGCAAGAACAGAAAGATCCATAAAGACGCAGAGTCAGCCCAGTCATGTACAGACTCCAGTGGAAGCTTTGCCAAGCTGAACGGCCTCTTTGACAGTCCTGTCAAGGAATACCAGCAGAACATTGATTCTCCTAAGCTCTACAGCAACCTGCTGACCAGTCGGAAGGAGCTGCCACCCAACACGGATACAAAATCCATGGCCATGGACCATCGAGGCCAGCCTCCAGAGCTGGCTGCTCTCCCCACACCAGAATCCACACCTGTACTCCACCAGAAGCCCCTGCAGGCCATGAAGAGCCACTCTGAGAAGGCCCACAGCCATGGTGCTTCAAGGAAAGAACACCCCCAGTTTTTTCCTTCCAGTCCTCCACCCCATTCCCCATTAAGTCACGGGCACATCCCCAGTGCCATTGTTCTTCCAAACGCCACTCACGACTACAATACATCCTTCTCAAACTCTAATGCCCACAAAGCCGAAAAGAAGCTTCAGAACATCGATCACCCTCTTACAAAGTCATCCAGTAAGAGGGAACACCGGCGTTCTGTGGATTCCAGAAATACCCTCAATGATCTCTTGAAGCATCTAAATGACCCAAACAGTAACCCCAAGGCCATCATGGGAGAAATCCATATGGCCCATCAAACCCTCATGCTGGACCCAGTGGGACCAATGTCTGAGGTCCCACCCAAGGTCCCTAACAGGGAGGCATCTCTATACTCTCCTCCCTCAACACTTCCCAGAAATAGTCCAACCAAGAGAGTAGATGTCCCTACCACTCCTGGGGTCCCAATGACTTCTCTGGAAAGACAAAGGGGTTATCACAAAAATTCCTCCCAGAGGCACTCTATATCTGCTGTGCCTAAAAACTTAAACTCACCAAATGGTGTTTTGTTATCTAGACAGCCGAGTATGAACCGTGGAGGATATATGCCCACCCAAACAGGGGCGAAGGTGGACTATATTCAGGGGACACCAGTGAGTGTTCATCTGCAGCCCTCCCTCTCCAGACAAAGCAGCTACACCAGTAATGGCACCCTACCCAGGACGGGACTTAAGAGGACACCATCCTTAAAACCTGATGTGCCACCAAAGCCTTCCTTTGTTCCTCAAACCACATCTGTCAGACCACTGAACAAATACACTTACTAA
- the Sema6d gene encoding semaphorin-6D isoform X5 — protein sequence MRFFLLWFCVLFLLVSRLRAVSFPEDDEPLNTVDYHYSRQYPVFRGRPSGNESQHRLDFQLMLKIRDTLYIAGRDQVYTVNLNEIPQTEVIPSKKLTWRSRQQDRENCAMKGKHKDECHNFIKVFVPRNDEMVFVCGTNAFNPMCRYYRLSTLEYDGEEISGLARCPFDARQTNVALFADGKLYSATVADFLASDAVIYRSMGDGSALRTIKYDSKWIKEPHFLHAIEYGNYVYFFFREIAVEHNNLGKAVYSRVARICKNDMGGSQRVLEKHWTSFLKARLNCSVPGDSFFYFDVLQSITDIIQINGIPTVIGVFTTQLNSIPGSAVCAFSMDDIEKVFKGRFKEQKTPDSVWTAVPEDKVPKPRPGCCAKHGLAEAYKTSIDFPDDTLSFIKSHPLMDSAVPPIADEPWFTKTRVRYRLTAIEVDRSAGPYQNYTVIFVGSEAGVVLKVLAKTSPFSLNDSVLLEEIEAYNPAKCSAETEEDRKVISLQLDKDHHALYVAFSSCVVRIPLSRCERYGSCKKSCIASRDPYCGWLSQGVCERVTLGMLLLTEDFFAFHNHSAGGYEQDTEYGDTAHLGDCHDMEVSSSSVTTVASSPEITSKVIDTWRPKLTSSRKFVVQDDPNTSDFTDTISGIPKGVRWEVQSGDSNQMVHMNVLITCVFAAFVLGAFIAGVAVYCYRDMFVRKNRKIHKDAESAQSCTDSSGSFAKLNGLFDSPVKEYQQNIDSPKLYSNLLTSRKELPPNTDTKSMAMDHRGQPPELAALPTPESTPVLHQKPLQAMKSHSEKAHSHGASRKEHPQFFPSSPPPHSPLSHGHIPSAIVLPNATHDYNTSFSNSNAHKAEKKLQNIDHPLTKSSSKREHRRSVDSRNTLNDLLKHLNDPNSNPKAIMGEIHMAHQTLMLDPVGPMSEVPPKVPNREASLYSPPSTLPRNSPTKRVDVPTTPGVPMTSLERQRGYHKNSSQRHSISAVPKNLNSPNGVLLSRQPSMNRGGYMPTQTGAKVDYIQGTPVSVHLQPSLSRQSSYTSNGTLPRTGLKRTPSLKPDVPPKPSFVPQTTSVRPLNKYTY from the exons ATGAGGTTCTTTCTGCTTTGGTTCTGCGTGCTGTTCCTTCTGGTCTCCAGGCTACGGGCAGTCAGCTTCCCAGAAGATGACGAGCCCCTTAACACTGTTGACTATCACT ATTCAAGGCAATATCCGGTTTTTAGAGGACGCCCTTCAGGCAACGAATCGCAGCATAGGCTGGACTTTCAGCTGATGTTGAAAATTCGAGACACACTTTACATTGCTGGCAG GGATCAAGTCTATACGGTGAACTTAAATGAAATCCCCCAAACAGAGGTGATACCGAGCAAG AAGCTGACATGGAGGTCCAGACAGCAGGATCGAGAAAATTGTGCTATGAAAGGCAAGCATAAA gaTGAATGCCACAACTTCATCAAAGTCTTTGTCCCAAGAAATGATGAGATGGTTTTTGTCTGTGGTACCAATGCTTTCAACCCAATGTGCAGATACTACAGG ttGAGTACCTTAGAGTATGATGGGGAAGAAATTAGTGGTCTGGCACGATGCCCATTTGATGCCCGACAAACCAATGTTGCCCTCTTTGCTG ATGGGAAACTCTATTCTGCCACAGTGGCTGATTTCCTGGCCAGTGATGCTGTCATTTACAGAAGCATGGGCGATGGATCTGCCCTTCGCACAATAAAATACgattccaaatggatcaaag AACCACACTTTCTTCATGCCATAGAGTATGGAAACTATGTCTATTTCTTCTTCAGAGAAATCGCCGTGGAACATAATAACTTAGGCAAG GCTGTGTATTCCCGCGTGGCTCGCATTTGTAAAAACGACATGGGTGGCTCACAGCGGGTCCTGGAGAAGCACTGGACTTCCTTCCTAAAGGCTCGGCTTAACTGCTCGGTTCCTGGAGATTCCTTTTTCTACTTCGATGTTCTGCAGTCTATAACTGACATAATCCAAATCAATGGCATCCCCACTGTGATTGGGGTCTTCACCACTCAGCTCAACAG CATTCCTGGTTCTGCCGTCTGTGCCTTCAGCATGGATGACATTGAGAAAGTGTTCAAAGGGCGGTTCAAAGAACAGAAAACCCCAGACTCTGTATGGACAGCGGTTCCTGAAGACAAAGTACCAAAACCAAG GCCTGGCTGTTGTGCCAAACACGGCCTCGCGGAAGCTTACAAAACCTCCATCGACTTCCCAGATGACACCCTGTCTTTCATCAAGTCCCACCCACTGATGGACTCTGCTGTCCCACCCATTGCAGACGAGCCCTGGTTCACAAAGACTCGGGTCAG GTACAGGTTGACAGCCATCGAAGTGGACCGTTCAGCAGGGCCATACCAAAACTACACAGTCATCTTCGTTGGCTCCGAAGCTGGCGTGGTGCTTAAAGTTTTGGCAAAGACTAGTCCTTTCTCTTTGAATGACAGTGTATTACTCGAAGAGATTGAAGCTTACAACCCAGCCAA GTGCAGTGCCGAGACTGAGGAGGACAGAAAGGTCATCTCATTACAGCTGGACAAGGATCACCATGCTTTATATGTGGCCTTCTCTAGCTGCGTGGTCCGCATCCCCCTCAGCCGCTGCGAGCGCTACGGATCCTGTAAAAA GTCTTGTATCGCATCACGTGACCCATACTGTGGTTGGTTAAGCCAGGGAGTTTGTGAGAGAGTGACCCTGGGGATGCT GCTGTTAACTGAAGACTTCTTTGCTTTCCATAACCACAGTGCTGGAGGATATGAGCAGGACACGGAGTATGGCGACACAGCCCACCTAGGGGACTGCCACG ACATGGAGGTATCCTCATCTTCTGTTACCACTGTGGCAAGTAGCCCAGAAATTACATCTAAAGTGATTGATACCTGGAGACCTAAACTGACGAGCTCCCGGAAATTTGTAGTTCAAGATGACCCAAACACTTCTGATTTTACTGATACTATATCAGGTATCCCAAAGG GTGTACGGTGGGAAGTCCAGTCTGGAGATTCCAACCAGATGGTCCATATGAATGTCCTCATCACCTGTGTGTTTGCAGCTTTTGTCTTGGGTGCATTCATTGCAGGAGTGGCTGTATACTGCTATCGTGACATGTTCGTTCGCAAGAACAGAAAGATCCATAAAGACGCAGAGTCAGCCCAGTCATGTACAGACTCCAGTGGAAGCTTTGCCAAGCTGAACGGCCTCTTTGACAGTCCTGTCAAGGAATACCAGCAGAACATTGATTCTCCTAAGCTCTACAGCAACCTGCTGACCAGTCGGAAGGAGCTGCCACCCAACACGGATACAAAATCCATGGCCATGGACCATCGAGGCCAGCCTCCAGAGCTGGCTGCTCTCCCCACACCAGAATCCACACCTGTACTCCACCAGAAGCCCCTGCAGGCCATGAAGAGCCACTCTGAGAAGGCCCACAGCCATGGTGCTTCAAGGAAAGAACACCCCCAGTTTTTTCCTTCCAGTCCTCCACCCCATTCCCCATTAAGTCACGGGCACATCCCCAGTGCCATTGTTCTTCCAAACGCCACTCACGACTACAATACATCCTTCTCAAACTCTAATGCCCACAAAGCCGAAAAGAAGCTTCAGAACATCGATCACCCTCTTACAAAGTCATCCAGTAAGAGGGAACACCGGCGTTCTGTGGATTCCAGAAATACCCTCAATGATCTCTTGAAGCATCTAAATGACCCAAACAGTAACCCCAAGGCCATCATGGGAGAAATCCATATGGCCCATCAAACCCTCATGCTGGACCCAGTGGGACCAATGTCTGAGGTCCCACCCAAGGTCCCTAACAGGGAGGCATCTCTATACTCTCCTCCCTCAACACTTCCCAGAAATAGTCCAACCAAGAGAGTAGATGTCCCTACCACTCCTGGGGTCCCAATGACTTCTCTGGAAAGACAAAGGGGTTATCACAAAAATTCCTCCCAGAGGCACTCTATATCTGCTGTGCCTAAAAACTTAAACTCACCAAATGGTGTTTTGTTATCTAGACAGCCGAGTATGAACCGTGGAGGATATATGCCCACCCAAACAGGGGCGAAGGTGGACTATATTCAGGGGACACCAGTGAGTGTTCATCTGCAGCCCTCCCTCTCCAGACAAAGCAGCTACACCAGTAATGGCACCCTACCCAGGACGGGACTTAAGAGGACACCATCCTTAAAACCTGATGTGCCACCAAAGCCTTCCTTTGTTCCTCAAACCACATCTGTCAGACCACTGAACAAATACACTTACTAA
- the Sema6d gene encoding semaphorin-6D isoform X10, whose amino-acid sequence MRFFLLWFCVLFLLVSRLRAVSFPEDDEPLNTVDYHYSRQYPVFRGRPSGNESQHRLDFQLMLKIRDTLYIAGRDQVYTVNLNEIPQTEVIPSKKLTWRSRQQDRENCAMKGKHKDECHNFIKVFVPRNDEMVFVCGTNAFNPMCRYYRLSTLEYDGEEISGLARCPFDARQTNVALFADGKLYSATVADFLASDAVIYRSMGDGSALRTIKYDSKWIKEPHFLHAIEYGNYVYFFFREIAVEHNNLGKAVYSRVARICKNDMGGSQRVLEKHWTSFLKARLNCSVPGDSFFYFDVLQSITDIIQINGIPTVIGVFTTQLNSIPGSAVCAFSMDDIEKVFKGRFKEQKTPDSVWTAVPEDKVPKPRPGCCAKHGLAEAYKTSIDFPDDTLSFIKSHPLMDSAVPPIADEPWFTKTRVRYRLTAIEVDRSAGPYQNYTVIFVGSEAGVVLKVLAKTSPFSLNDSVLLEEIEAYNPAKCSAETEEDRKVISLQLDKDHHALYVAFSSCVVRIPLSRCERYGSCKKSCIASRDPYCGWLSQGVCERVTLGMLLLTEDFFAFHNHSAGGYEQDTEYGDTAHLGDCHGVRWEVQSGDSNQMVHMNVLITCVFAAFVLGAFIAGVAVYCYRDMFVRKNRKIHKDAESAQSCTDSSGSFAKLNGLFDSPVKEYQQNIDSPKLYSNLLTSRKELPPNTDTKSMAMDHRGQPPELAALPTPESTPVLHQKPLQAMKSHSEKAHSHGASRKEHPQFFPSSPPPHSPLSHGHIPSAIVLPNATHDYNTSFSNSNAHKAEKKLQNIDHPLTKSSSKREHRRSVDSRNTLNDLLKHLNDPNSNPKAIMGEIHMAHQTLMLDPVGPMSEVPPKVPNREASLYSPPSTLPRNSPTKRVDVPTTPGVPMTSLERQRGYHKNSSQRHSISAVPKNLNSPNGVLLSRQPSMNRGGYMPTQTGAKVDYIQGTPVSVHLQPSLSRQSSYTSNGTLPRTGLKRTPSLKPDVPPKPSFVPQTTSVRPLNKYTY is encoded by the exons ATGAGGTTCTTTCTGCTTTGGTTCTGCGTGCTGTTCCTTCTGGTCTCCAGGCTACGGGCAGTCAGCTTCCCAGAAGATGACGAGCCCCTTAACACTGTTGACTATCACT ATTCAAGGCAATATCCGGTTTTTAGAGGACGCCCTTCAGGCAACGAATCGCAGCATAGGCTGGACTTTCAGCTGATGTTGAAAATTCGAGACACACTTTACATTGCTGGCAG GGATCAAGTCTATACGGTGAACTTAAATGAAATCCCCCAAACAGAGGTGATACCGAGCAAG AAGCTGACATGGAGGTCCAGACAGCAGGATCGAGAAAATTGTGCTATGAAAGGCAAGCATAAA gaTGAATGCCACAACTTCATCAAAGTCTTTGTCCCAAGAAATGATGAGATGGTTTTTGTCTGTGGTACCAATGCTTTCAACCCAATGTGCAGATACTACAGG ttGAGTACCTTAGAGTATGATGGGGAAGAAATTAGTGGTCTGGCACGATGCCCATTTGATGCCCGACAAACCAATGTTGCCCTCTTTGCTG ATGGGAAACTCTATTCTGCCACAGTGGCTGATTTCCTGGCCAGTGATGCTGTCATTTACAGAAGCATGGGCGATGGATCTGCCCTTCGCACAATAAAATACgattccaaatggatcaaag AACCACACTTTCTTCATGCCATAGAGTATGGAAACTATGTCTATTTCTTCTTCAGAGAAATCGCCGTGGAACATAATAACTTAGGCAAG GCTGTGTATTCCCGCGTGGCTCGCATTTGTAAAAACGACATGGGTGGCTCACAGCGGGTCCTGGAGAAGCACTGGACTTCCTTCCTAAAGGCTCGGCTTAACTGCTCGGTTCCTGGAGATTCCTTTTTCTACTTCGATGTTCTGCAGTCTATAACTGACATAATCCAAATCAATGGCATCCCCACTGTGATTGGGGTCTTCACCACTCAGCTCAACAG CATTCCTGGTTCTGCCGTCTGTGCCTTCAGCATGGATGACATTGAGAAAGTGTTCAAAGGGCGGTTCAAAGAACAGAAAACCCCAGACTCTGTATGGACAGCGGTTCCTGAAGACAAAGTACCAAAACCAAG GCCTGGCTGTTGTGCCAAACACGGCCTCGCGGAAGCTTACAAAACCTCCATCGACTTCCCAGATGACACCCTGTCTTTCATCAAGTCCCACCCACTGATGGACTCTGCTGTCCCACCCATTGCAGACGAGCCCTGGTTCACAAAGACTCGGGTCAG GTACAGGTTGACAGCCATCGAAGTGGACCGTTCAGCAGGGCCATACCAAAACTACACAGTCATCTTCGTTGGCTCCGAAGCTGGCGTGGTGCTTAAAGTTTTGGCAAAGACTAGTCCTTTCTCTTTGAATGACAGTGTATTACTCGAAGAGATTGAAGCTTACAACCCAGCCAA GTGCAGTGCCGAGACTGAGGAGGACAGAAAGGTCATCTCATTACAGCTGGACAAGGATCACCATGCTTTATATGTGGCCTTCTCTAGCTGCGTGGTCCGCATCCCCCTCAGCCGCTGCGAGCGCTACGGATCCTGTAAAAA GTCTTGTATCGCATCACGTGACCCATACTGTGGTTGGTTAAGCCAGGGAGTTTGTGAGAGAGTGACCCTGGGGATGCT GCTGTTAACTGAAGACTTCTTTGCTTTCCATAACCACAGTGCTGGAGGATATGAGCAGGACACGGAGTATGGCGACACAGCCCACCTAGGGGACTGCCACG GTGTACGGTGGGAAGTCCAGTCTGGAGATTCCAACCAGATGGTCCATATGAATGTCCTCATCACCTGTGTGTTTGCAGCTTTTGTCTTGGGTGCATTCATTGCAGGAGTGGCTGTATACTGCTATCGTGACATGTTCGTTCGCAAGAACAGAAAGATCCATAAAGACGCAGAGTCAGCCCAGTCATGTACAGACTCCAGTGGAAGCTTTGCCAAGCTGAACGGCCTCTTTGACAGTCCTGTCAAGGAATACCAGCAGAACATTGATTCTCCTAAGCTCTACAGCAACCTGCTGACCAGTCGGAAGGAGCTGCCACCCAACACGGATACAAAATCCATGGCCATGGACCATCGAGGCCAGCCTCCAGAGCTGGCTGCTCTCCCCACACCAGAATCCACACCTGTACTCCACCAGAAGCCCCTGCAGGCCATGAAGAGCCACTCTGAGAAGGCCCACAGCCATGGTGCTTCAAGGAAAGAACACCCCCAGTTTTTTCCTTCCAGTCCTCCACCCCATTCCCCATTAAGTCACGGGCACATCCCCAGTGCCATTGTTCTTCCAAACGCCACTCACGACTACAATACATCCTTCTCAAACTCTAATGCCCACAAAGCCGAAAAGAAGCTTCAGAACATCGATCACCCTCTTACAAAGTCATCCAGTAAGAGGGAACACCGGCGTTCTGTGGATTCCAGAAATACCCTCAATGATCTCTTGAAGCATCTAAATGACCCAAACAGTAACCCCAAGGCCATCATGGGAGAAATCCATATGGCCCATCAAACCCTCATGCTGGACCCAGTGGGACCAATGTCTGAGGTCCCACCCAAGGTCCCTAACAGGGAGGCATCTCTATACTCTCCTCCCTCAACACTTCCCAGAAATAGTCCAACCAAGAGAGTAGATGTCCCTACCACTCCTGGGGTCCCAATGACTTCTCTGGAAAGACAAAGGGGTTATCACAAAAATTCCTCCCAGAGGCACTCTATATCTGCTGTGCCTAAAAACTTAAACTCACCAAATGGTGTTTTGTTATCTAGACAGCCGAGTATGAACCGTGGAGGATATATGCCCACCCAAACAGGGGCGAAGGTGGACTATATTCAGGGGACACCAGTGAGTGTTCATCTGCAGCCCTCCCTCTCCAGACAAAGCAGCTACACCAGTAATGGCACCCTACCCAGGACGGGACTTAAGAGGACACCATCCTTAAAACCTGATGTGCCACCAAAGCCTTCCTTTGTTCCTCAAACCACATCTGTCAGACCACTGAACAAATACACTTACTAA